The genomic stretch TTACGCCGGGCTTGTGCAAGAACCTACGAAGAACTCATGCGGGCGGTCGCAGACTGCTTGTCACTGTTCACTCCACAAGAATGTATCAACTACTTCACTCATGCACATTATGTGTCTATATGATCCGGAAATGCTCTAGAATCTAGGAGGTCTGAGGACTGATTTCGCCAAGAGCAAAAAGCCAATAGCCAATATCCAATAGGAAGCTGCAAGGAGAGAACGAGCACGAGAACGAGTGGGAGTTGTTTACCTACCGGGGAAACATTCGATAGGAATGGCTGGATCAGTCGCCGGGGCAGGGGAGGGCGGCAATGGCCTGCATGATTTGGTTGCCGATGGACTGGTAGGCGTCGCGATCACCCGGGATCTCGGTGAATTGGATGGGGGGCCCGAAGACGACGCGGATGGGATGGAAGGGGGTGGGCTTGCGGCCCCGGGGCCAGGCGGGGTGGGCGCCGAAGATGCGCGCGGGCACGACGGGAACGCGGGCCTTGGCCACCACCAGGCCGATGCCGGGCTGGGCGGGTTGGAGTTGGCCGTCCCAACTGCGTGAACCCTCGGGGAAGAGGACAACGCCCGCGCCTTTTTTGGCCACGCCGATGACGCGTTTCAATCCGGCCATGTCCGGCCGTTCCTGGTCGATGGGATGGGCGTTGAGGTTGGCGATGGCGGTGGCGAAAAGGGGGTGATCGAAGAGGGTTTTGCGGGCAAGGTAGTGGGGGGCGCTTTCCAGGGTGCAGCCGATGAGCGGAGGATCGAAGAAGCTGTCGTGGTTGGCGGCGATGATGCAGCCGCCGTCGGGCACGTGTTCGGCGCCATGGACGCGGTAGTCGTAGAAGGTGCGGAAGAGAAGCGCGCTGGCAGCCTGGATGAAGAGGTAGAAGGGGCTTCGCATGGAAGGCGGATGGCTGTTGGCTGTTGGCTGTTGGTGGATGGCTGTTTTGCTAGGCGCGGGATTGGATGCCGCGCACCTTCAATTCTTCGACGATTTCCCGGGCGATGGATTCTGCGGAGAGATGGGTGCTGTCGATGAGCCGGGCGTCGGCGGCCATGGTGAGGGGGGCGACGCGGCGTCCGCGGTCGATGGCATCGCGCTGGGCCAGGGCATCGGTCTGGCCCTGGTTGCGGCGGCGGGCGTCGCGCACGGCAGGATCGGCGTCGATGTAATACTTGTGCGGGGTGTCGGTGAAGACAACGGTTCCGATATCGCGGCCTTCCATGACCAGGGGCTTGCGGTTGCGCAGCTCGCGTTGGCGGATGACGAGGAATTCGCGCAGTTCGGGGATGGAGGCGATCTGCGAGACCACGGCGTTGATGCGTTCGGCCCGGATGTGGGGGGTGGGATCGGTGCCGTCCAGGCGGAGTTCGAGGGAACCGTTCTCGAGGAGGGTTTCGAGGCGTGAGGCGGCGATGAGGGCCTTGACCGCGGCCCGGTCGGTGGGGTCGCAGGTTTTTTCCAGGGCCAGCCAGGCGTAGCTGCGATACATGGCCCCGGTGTCGACATAGACGAAGTTGAGGTGGCGGGCGACGAGCCGGGCCACGGTGCTTTTTCCGGAGGCGGCGGGGCCGTCGATGGCGATGACAGGGTTGAGGATCATGATGGAACGGGGGCCGGTCGGTTAGGCGCTGGGGGAGGCGGATTGGGGATCCTTCTTGGTTTGTGGGCGGGCGGTTTTCTTGCGGAAGGGCCATTTGACGGCGAATTTGCTGGCGGTGTCGCCATCGAGGACCTCGGCCAGGTGTTTCTCGAAGGTGGGGTAGGAGGTCTGGATGCAGTCGGTGTCGTCGATGATGCTGGCCCCCTCGGCAAAGAGACCGAGGATGGCGGAGGCCATGGCGATGCGGTGGTCGCCGTA from Candidatus Methylacidiphilales bacterium encodes the following:
- a CDS encoding lysophospholipid acyltransferase family protein, with product MRSPFYLFIQAASALLFRTFYDYRVHGAEHVPDGGCIIAANHDSFFDPPLIGCTLESAPHYLARKTLFDHPLFATAIANLNAHPIDQERPDMAGLKRVIGVAKKGAGVVLFPEGSRSWDGQLQPAQPGIGLVVAKARVPVVPARIFGAHPAWPRGRKPTPFHPIRVVFGPPIQFTEIPGDRDAYQSIGNQIMQAIAALPCPGD
- the cmk gene encoding (d)CMP kinase, which translates into the protein MILNPVIAIDGPAASGKSTVARLVARHLNFVYVDTGAMYRSYAWLALEKTCDPTDRAAVKALIAASRLETLLENGSLELRLDGTDPTPHIRAERINAVVSQIASIPELREFLVIRQRELRNRKPLVMEGRDIGTVVFTDTPHKYYIDADPAVRDARRRNQGQTDALAQRDAIDRGRRVAPLTMAADARLIDSTHLSAESIAREIVEELKVRGIQSRA